Proteins encoded in a region of the Limnothrix sp. FACHB-406 genome:
- the kdpC gene encoding K(+)-transporting ATPase subunit C gives MDFLREMGRSLRLSAALWLLTAVIYPVILLLAGAALPFQANGSLLTNAQGQAIGSALIGQPFTSDRYFWPRPSAIAYSTDPQVAKTGISGASNLAPTNPALAERIATEKQRLQQAGIEPTGDLLYSSGSGLDPHISPASAIAQLDRVARARQVTPDQLRSLIDQATDRPFLNLFGEPGVNVLKLNLALDRLNR, from the coding sequence ATGGACTTCCTACGCGAAATGGGGCGATCGCTGCGACTGTCGGCGGCCCTGTGGTTGTTGACGGCGGTGATTTACCCGGTGATTTTGTTGCTGGCGGGGGCGGCCCTGCCGTTCCAGGCCAATGGCAGCTTGCTAACGAATGCTCAAGGTCAGGCGATCGGGTCAGCCCTGATTGGTCAGCCCTTCACGAGCGATCGCTACTTTTGGCCCCGCCCCAGCGCGATCGCCTACAGCACCGATCCCCAGGTGGCCAAAACCGGCATCTCTGGCGCAAGCAACCTGGCCCCCACCAACCCGGCCCTCGCGGAACGGATCGCCACGGAAAAACAGCGCCTCCAACAGGCCGGCATCGAACCCACGGGCGATTTGCTCTACAGTTCCGGCTCTGGTTTGGATCCGCACATCAGCCCCGCCAGCGCGATCGCCCAGCTCGATCGGGTAGCCCGCGCCCGGCAAGTCACTCCCGACCAACTGCGGAGCCTGATTGACCAAGCCACCGATCGCCCGTTCCTGAATCTGTTTGGCGAGCCGGGGGTGAATGTGCTGAAGCTGAATCTCGCCCTCGATCGGCTCAATCGTTAG
- a CDS encoding FkbM family methyltransferase has translation MSAKIKEVFECFCSSLLLIKNFFWILKSMQHYNSYSQCGEDAVLRHLLSVLSIDIRCPGFYVDVGAFHPSLYSNTNFLYNVGWKGINIDPNPHSIALFESARPRDINLNFGVGNTCGLEKLHMFSDGAVNTFSDAMAQGFKDSGFHYLGSRLIEMRTLNSILDQYLPPKQSIDILDIDCEGLDEEILWSFDIQRFCPKILLVEAHGFDFSKPLQHPVFRYMVGQGYKVEAKVGPTLIASHN, from the coding sequence ATGAGTGCTAAAATAAAAGAAGTGTTTGAGTGTTTTTGTAGCTCACTGCTACTAATCAAAAACTTTTTCTGGATATTAAAATCAATGCAGCACTATAACAGTTACTCTCAATGTGGTGAAGATGCTGTTCTAAGGCATTTACTGTCAGTATTAAGTATTGATATTAGGTGTCCTGGTTTTTATGTAGATGTTGGAGCGTTTCACCCATCTCTCTACTCAAACACAAACTTCTTGTACAATGTCGGCTGGAAGGGAATTAACATTGATCCTAACCCCCACTCCATTGCTTTATTTGAGTCTGCAAGACCAAGAGATATTAATTTGAATTTTGGCGTAGGAAACACATGTGGCCTTGAAAAATTACATATGTTTTCTGATGGTGCAGTTAACACATTCTCCGATGCTATGGCTCAGGGATTTAAAGACTCAGGATTTCACTACCTGGGATCAAGATTAATTGAAATGCGAACACTCAACTCAATTCTTGACCAATATCTTCCCCCTAAACAATCAATAGATATCCTGGATATCGATTGTGAGGGTCTAGATGAGGAAATTTTGTGGTCATTTGATATTCAACGATTTTGCCCGAAAATTCTTCTTGTAGAAGCTCATGGATTTGATTTCTCTAAGCCCCTTCAGCATCCAGTGTTTAGATACATGGTTGGTCAAGGGTATAAGGTTGAGGCTAAGGTTGGTCCAACTTTAATTGCATCTCATAATTGA
- a CDS encoding cyclic nucleotide-binding domain-containing protein, translating to MFARFSERTFHRVRWVLTIGWLGTIASLFYDPFSSALTRWEQTWSPFRVDPTQCVTVQGNCLPEQPYPIGTSLFWGIVVPAGILILLVFGHELWRRICPLSFLSQIPRALGWQRQRTKTDPKTGKVKSELAKVKPNSWLGRNYPYLQFGWLFVGLCLRILVINSDRLALGLWLLGTIAIAIAVGYFYGGKSWCQYFCPMAPVQRVYGEPGGLFASKAHTSETPITQSMCRTIDPEGKERSACVACQNPCIDIDSERSYWDDITDRTTRWLYYGYVGLVVGYFGYYYLYAGNWNYYMSGYWARQADAIGQWLKPGFYLAGQAIAIPKLLAVPLTLGLFTVLGVAIGLAAERAIRQLWAGSAKLPREVLQHRIFTICTFAVFNFFFIFGGRPIITQLPYKVQWLWDVSLVLLSAFWLQRAWARSPRLYSLENLANRFRKQLVKMRLDVAQYFEGRSIDDLNPHELYVLAKVLPGFTQNQRREAYKGVLRESLEEGFTDTASSLEVLRQLRQELDISDDDHREILAQLGVEDPALLDPNRQRSLENLVRLTGYRRALERTIALQENRGGPRQSALESLAVNPEELAALRLEYGISASDEERAIAQLDRVQAAEQRGDRLIARLTVEVDRFRRLHQPQLLAQPALSSLLTVLRSTVRHQQELVIRGLLEILERLGNDPVAERFAQTLSTLAAVTLPDVLADPDDRWSDRLTPEIWQQLNAPGGGACAIDLPASDIADDLAHLLGEVEMPPTAQAVALFGLARVDRPRAVSLARDWLAAPDPIVADTAQRVVDADPDRPLLLVDCPTLEKLAALANTDFFADLNGQLLLEVAARSEVRSYRAGAEIVEAGDTCRELLVLIEGDAQITRPGEPEPTAFHPGQVLDELEVLAHSEQTGTVVALSEPTRILAMPVDRFDDLLDQDRELSRRVLELESRRLQQVLSLRSTLATAGAVG from the coding sequence ATGTTCGCTCGCTTCTCTGAACGCACCTTTCATCGGGTTCGCTGGGTGCTGACGATCGGGTGGTTAGGCACGATCGCCTCCCTGTTTTACGACCCCTTTTCCTCCGCCTTGACCCGCTGGGAACAAACCTGGAGTCCGTTTCGGGTTGACCCCACCCAATGCGTCACCGTCCAGGGCAACTGCTTGCCTGAGCAGCCCTACCCGATCGGGACTTCCCTGTTTTGGGGGATTGTGGTTCCGGCGGGGATTTTGATTTTGTTGGTGTTTGGCCACGAGCTGTGGCGGCGGATTTGCCCCCTGTCGTTTTTGTCGCAAATTCCCCGGGCCTTGGGTTGGCAGCGACAACGCACCAAAACCGACCCGAAAACCGGCAAGGTGAAATCGGAACTGGCCAAGGTGAAACCCAATTCCTGGCTGGGGCGTAACTATCCCTATTTGCAATTTGGCTGGCTGTTTGTGGGCCTGTGCTTGCGGATTTTGGTGATCAATTCCGATCGCCTGGCCCTGGGCCTGTGGCTGTTGGGGACGATCGCGATCGCCATTGCGGTGGGCTATTTCTACGGCGGCAAGTCCTGGTGTCAATATTTTTGCCCGATGGCTCCGGTGCAGCGGGTTTATGGCGAACCGGGCGGCCTGTTTGCCAGCAAGGCCCACACCAGCGAAACGCCGATTACCCAGTCCATGTGCCGGACGATCGACCCGGAAGGCAAGGAACGCAGCGCCTGTGTGGCCTGCCAAAATCCCTGCATTGATATTGACTCCGAGCGATCGTATTGGGATGACATCACCGATCGCACCACCCGCTGGCTCTACTACGGCTATGTGGGCTTGGTGGTCGGCTACTTTGGCTATTACTACCTCTACGCCGGGAACTGGAACTACTACATGTCCGGCTATTGGGCGCGGCAAGCCGACGCGATCGGCCAATGGCTGAAACCTGGTTTTTATCTGGCGGGCCAGGCGATCGCGATTCCCAAACTGCTGGCCGTGCCCTTGACCTTGGGGCTATTTACGGTGCTGGGCGTGGCGATCGGACTGGCGGCGGAGCGGGCGATTCGGCAACTGTGGGCCGGCAGCGCCAAGTTGCCCCGCGAAGTGCTGCAACACCGAATTTTCACGATCTGCACCTTTGCGGTGTTCAACTTCTTCTTTATCTTTGGCGGCCGGCCGATCATCACCCAACTGCCCTATAAAGTGCAGTGGTTGTGGGATGTGTCTCTCGTGCTGCTCAGTGCCTTTTGGTTGCAACGGGCCTGGGCCCGCAGCCCCCGGCTTTATTCGTTGGAGAACTTGGCCAACCGCTTCCGCAAACAGTTGGTGAAAATGCGGTTGGATGTGGCGCAATATTTTGAGGGCCGGTCGATCGACGATCTGAACCCCCACGAGCTGTATGTGCTGGCCAAAGTGCTGCCCGGCTTCACCCAAAATCAACGGCGGGAAGCCTACAAAGGCGTGCTGCGCGAATCCTTGGAAGAAGGCTTTACGGACACCGCCAGCAGCTTGGAAGTATTGCGGCAATTGCGTCAAGAGTTGGATATTTCCGATGATGATCACCGGGAAATTCTGGCCCAGTTGGGCGTGGAAGATCCGGCCCTGCTCGATCCGAACCGCCAACGCAGCTTGGAAAATCTGGTGCGCTTGACGGGCTATCGGCGCGCTCTGGAGCGGACGATCGCCCTGCAAGAAAATCGGGGCGGCCCGCGCCAAAGTGCCCTGGAATCCTTGGCGGTCAACCCCGAGGAGTTGGCGGCCCTGCGGTTGGAATATGGGATTAGCGCCAGTGACGAAGAACGGGCGATCGCTCAGCTCGATCGCGTCCAGGCGGCGGAACAGCGGGGCGATCGACTGATCGCGCGGCTGACCGTGGAGGTCGATCGGTTCCGCCGCTTGCACCAACCGCAACTGCTGGCCCAGCCGGCCCTGTCGTCGTTGCTCACGGTGTTGCGATCGACCGTGCGCCACCAGCAGGAGTTGGTGATTCGCGGGCTGCTGGAAATTCTGGAGCGGTTGGGCAACGACCCGGTGGCCGAGCGGTTTGCCCAAACCCTCAGCACCTTGGCGGCCGTGACCCTGCCGGATGTGCTAGCCGATCCGGACGATCGCTGGAGCGATCGACTGACTCCCGAGATTTGGCAGCAGCTCAATGCACCGGGGGGCGGCGCTTGTGCGATCGACCTGCCCGCTTCGGACATTGCCGATGACCTGGCCCATTTGCTGGGCGAGGTGGAAATGCCGCCCACGGCCCAGGCGGTGGCCCTGTTTGGCTTAGCGCGGGTCGATCGGCCCCGGGCCGTGAGCTTGGCGCGGGATTGGCTGGCGGCTCCTGACCCGATCGTGGCGGACACGGCCCAACGGGTGGTGGATGCCGACCCCGATCGGCCCCTGCTGTTGGTGGATTGTCCGACCCTGGAAAAATTGGCGGCCTTGGCCAATACCGATTTCTTCGCGGATTTGAACGGGCAATTGCTGCTGGAGGTGGCGGCGCGATCGGAAGTCCGCAGCTACCGGGCCGGCGCTGAAATCGTCGAGGCGGGCGACACCTGCCGCGAACTGCTGGTGTTGATCGAAGGCGACGCGCAAATCACCCGACCGGGCGAGCCGGAGCCGACCGCGTTCCATCCGGGGCAAGTGCTTGATGAGCTGGAAGTGCTGGCCCATTCGGAGCAAACGGGCACGGTGGTGGCCCTGTCGGAGCCGACGCGAATTTTGGCCATGCCGGTCGATCGCTTTGATGACCTACTGGATCAGGATCGCGAGCTGTCCCGCCGGGTGCTGGAGCTAGAAAGCCGCCGTCTGCAACAGGTCTTGAGCCTGCGATCGACCCTGGCGACCGCTGGGGCCGTGGGCTAA
- the kdpB gene encoding potassium-transporting ATPase subunit KdpB, with translation MNSLANKMRRTPGGPRSQRRHTPKVSHQGLYGRAIQQAFWKLDPRQAVHNPVMFVVWLGTVVTLLVTIAPDLFGPVADPNARAVNGAIALILLATVWFANLAEAIAEGRGKAQADALRATKADTIARRLLPDGSEEAISASRLQRGDRVRVAAGDVIPADGEVLAGVASVDESAITGESAPVLKEPGSDTASSVTGGTRIVSDELTIRVTADPGQGFIDRMIALVEGAERRKTPNEIALTVLLAVLTQVFLLAIATLPPVAAYVQSPASIAILIALLVALIPTTIGGLLSAIGIAGMDRVAQFNVIATSGRAVEACGDINTLLLDKTGTITLGNRLAEQFIPVGGHPIDTVARVAWAASWFDQTPEGKSIVRLAEKLSDRPNPTPEAATGLDFSARTRMSGTDLPDGTEYRKGAVDAIKGFARSRGGSIPADLDAAFEQVSRLGGTPLAVCENNQIYGVIYLKDMIKPGIRERFDQLRRMGIRTVMLTGDNRITAEVIAREAGVDDFIAEATPEDKIAAIQREQAQGKLVAMTGDGTNDAPALAQANVGVAMNSGTQAAKEAANMVDLDSDPTKLIDIVTIGKQLLMTRGALTTFSIANDVAKYFAIIPALFASIGLGPLNVMGLTSPNSAVLSALIYNALIIPALVPLALRGVAFRPLSADRLLQRNILVYGLGGTIAPFIAIKAIDVAIGRWVG, from the coding sequence ATGAACAGTCTTGCAAATAAGATGCGGCGCACTCCGGGCGGCCCCCGATCGCAACGTCGCCACACGCCCAAAGTCAGTCACCAAGGGTTATATGGCCGCGCCATTCAGCAGGCCTTTTGGAAGCTCGACCCGCGCCAGGCGGTGCATAACCCGGTGATGTTCGTGGTCTGGTTGGGCACGGTGGTGACGCTGTTGGTGACGATCGCCCCGGATTTGTTTGGCCCCGTGGCCGATCCGAATGCCCGGGCCGTGAATGGCGCGATCGCCCTGATTTTGTTGGCGACGGTTTGGTTTGCCAACTTGGCCGAGGCGATCGCCGAAGGTCGCGGCAAAGCCCAGGCCGATGCCCTACGCGCCACCAAAGCAGACACGATCGCCCGGCGGTTGTTGCCCGATGGCAGCGAAGAAGCCATATCTGCATCTCGGTTGCAACGGGGCGATCGGGTACGGGTGGCCGCGGGCGATGTGATCCCCGCCGATGGGGAAGTGTTGGCCGGGGTGGCTTCGGTGGATGAGTCGGCGATTACTGGCGAGTCGGCTCCGGTGCTGAAGGAGCCGGGATCGGACACGGCCAGCAGCGTCACGGGCGGCACGCGGATTGTGTCCGACGAGCTGACAATTCGCGTCACCGCCGATCCGGGGCAGGGGTTTATCGATCGAATGATTGCCCTGGTGGAAGGAGCCGAGCGCCGCAAAACCCCCAACGAAATTGCCCTCACGGTGTTGTTGGCGGTGTTGACCCAGGTGTTTTTGTTGGCGATCGCCACCTTGCCGCCCGTGGCTGCCTATGTGCAAAGTCCCGCCAGCATTGCGATTTTGATTGCCCTGTTGGTGGCCTTGATCCCCACCACGATCGGGGGGCTGTTGAGCGCGATCGGGATTGCCGGGATGGATCGGGTGGCCCAGTTCAACGTGATCGCCACCTCGGGCCGAGCCGTGGAAGCCTGCGGCGACATCAACACCCTGCTGCTGGACAAAACCGGCACGATTACCCTCGGCAACCGCCTGGCAGAACAGTTCATTCCCGTGGGCGGCCACCCGATCGACACCGTGGCCCGCGTGGCCTGGGCCGCCAGTTGGTTTGACCAAACCCCCGAGGGCAAGTCGATCGTCCGGCTGGCAGAAAAACTGAGCGATCGCCCCAATCCCACGCCGGAAGCCGCCACGGGCCTGGACTTTTCCGCCCGCACCCGGATGAGCGGCACGGATTTGCCCGACGGCACAGAATACCGCAAGGGCGCGGTGGATGCGATCAAGGGATTTGCTCGATCGCGCGGTGGCTCGATTCCCGCCGATTTGGACGCGGCCTTCGAGCAGGTGTCGCGGTTGGGGGGCACACCCTTGGCAGTTTGCGAAAACAACCAAATCTACGGCGTGATCTATTTGAAAGACATGATCAAACCCGGCATCCGCGAGCGGTTTGACCAACTGCGGCGAATGGGAATTCGCACCGTCATGCTCACGGGCGACAACCGGATCACCGCCGAAGTGATTGCCCGAGAAGCGGGGGTGGATGACTTCATCGCGGAAGCCACGCCCGAAGACAAAATCGCCGCCATCCAACGGGAGCAAGCCCAAGGCAAGCTGGTGGCCATGACTGGCGACGGCACGAACGACGCGCCCGCCCTGGCCCAAGCCAACGTGGGGGTAGCCATGAACTCCGGCACCCAAGCGGCCAAGGAAGCGGCGAACATGGTCGATCTCGACTCCGACCCCACGAAGTTGATCGACATCGTGACGATCGGGAAGCAACTGCTGATGACCCGGGGAGCCTTGACCACCTTCTCGATCGCCAACGACGTGGCCAAGTATTTCGCGATTATCCCGGCCCTGTTTGCCTCGATCGGGCTGGGGCCCCTGAACGTGATGGGCCTGACGAGTCCCAACTCGGCGGTGCTGTCCGCCTTGATCTACAACGCCCTGATCATCCCGGCGCTAGTGCCCTTGGCCCTGCGGGGGGTGGCGTTCCGGCCCCTGTCGGCCGATCGCCTCTTGCAGCGCAACATTCTGGTCTACGGCCTGGGCGGCACGATCGCCCCGTTCATTGCAATCAAGGCGATCGATGTGGCAATCGGCCGCTGGGTCGGTTGA
- the kdpA gene encoding potassium-transporting ATPase subunit KdpA, with the protein MLSGWLQIALTLLIVGAIAPFLGRYMARVFQGPDWLPERWLYRQIRHRTDEPMTGGQYLRAVLASNLAIALVGFGGFWLQDRLPLNPTGVGAPSWDLAVHTIVSFLTNTDQQHYSGETAISYGSQVGILGYLMFFSAATGLAVGIAFIRGLSGQPLGNFYRDLTRSITRVLLPLSIPIALLLLLNGAPETLAGPAMASTLEGTTQAIARGPVAHFEAIKQLGENGGGFFAINSAHPFENPNNFTNSLEIVAMLLIPVGLIFTYGEISQNRRQAWWLFGLVGSIFVGLIALSAIAEWQGNPTLAPGPNLEGKEQRFGWAQTALWAVTTTATMCGAVNGMHDSLMPGSGLATLLGLFLQMVWGGQGTGTAYLYVFLILTVFLTGLMVGRTPEFLGRKIEKREIILASAILLVHPVFVLIPGAIALAFPEQLAGISNPGFHGVSQVIYEYASAAANNGSGFEGLGDGTLWWNLSATVSILAGRYLPIAALLLLADGMAQKQPAPATSGTLRTDTFLFTTVTGVTILILGLLTFFPVLALGPIAEGFALR; encoded by the coding sequence ATGCTATCGGGCTGGTTGCAAATTGCCCTGACGTTGTTGATCGTGGGGGCGATCGCCCCATTTTTAGGGCGCTACATGGCGCGGGTATTCCAAGGGCCGGACTGGCTGCCCGAACGCTGGCTATACCGGCAAATTCGCCACCGCACCGATGAGCCGATGACCGGCGGGCAATATCTGCGGGCGGTGTTGGCCAGTAACTTGGCGATCGCTCTAGTGGGGTTTGGCGGGTTTTGGCTGCAAGACCGCTTGCCCCTGAATCCCACGGGTGTGGGTGCGCCCAGTTGGGACTTGGCGGTGCATACGATCGTCTCCTTTCTAACCAACACCGACCAGCAACATTACTCGGGCGAAACGGCGATTAGCTACGGTTCCCAAGTGGGAATTTTGGGCTACTTGATGTTCTTCTCGGCGGCCACGGGGCTGGCCGTGGGGATCGCGTTTATTCGCGGCCTAAGTGGGCAACCCTTGGGCAATTTCTATCGGGATTTGACGCGATCGATCACGCGGGTGTTGTTGCCCCTGTCGATCCCGATCGCCCTGTTGCTGTTGCTGAATGGTGCGCCGGAAACCCTAGCTGGGCCAGCAATGGCTAGCACCTTGGAAGGGACAACCCAGGCGATCGCCCGCGGCCCCGTGGCCCACTTTGAAGCGATTAAACAACTGGGGGAAAACGGCGGCGGATTCTTTGCCATTAACTCCGCTCACCCCTTTGAAAATCCCAACAATTTCACCAATAGTTTAGAAATTGTGGCGATGTTGCTAATTCCCGTGGGGTTGATTTTTACCTATGGGGAAATCAGCCAAAATCGGCGACAAGCTTGGTGGTTATTTGGCTTGGTGGGCAGCATTTTTGTGGGCTTAATTGCCCTCAGTGCGATCGCAGAGTGGCAAGGCAACCCGACCCTGGCTCCTGGCCCCAACTTGGAAGGCAAAGAACAGCGCTTTGGTTGGGCCCAAACGGCTCTTTGGGCAGTCACCACCACGGCCACCATGTGCGGCGCTGTGAATGGAATGCATGATTCCCTGATGCCGGGGAGTGGTTTGGCCACCTTGCTGGGTTTGTTTTTGCAGATGGTTTGGGGCGGCCAAGGCACTGGCACGGCTTATCTGTATGTGTTCCTGATTTTGACGGTGTTTTTAACCGGCTTGATGGTGGGTCGCACGCCGGAATTCCTAGGCCGCAAAATCGAAAAACGGGAAATCATTTTGGCCAGTGCGATCTTGCTGGTTCACCCGGTGTTTGTGTTGATTCCCGGGGCGATCGCCCTGGCCTTTCCGGAGCAATTGGCGGGCATTTCCAACCCCGGCTTCCACGGGGTTTCCCAGGTGATTTATGAATACGCCTCGGCAGCGGCCAACAATGGCTCGGGCTTTGAGGGCTTGGGTGACGGGACACTGTGGTGGAACCTGTCGGCAACGGTCAGCATTTTGGCGGGGCGCTACCTGCCGATCGCGGCGTTGCTGTTGCTGGCGGACGGCATGGCCCAAAAGCAACCGGCTCCGGCCACCTCGGGCACGCTCCGCACGGACACGTTTTTGTTCACGACGGTGACGGGCGTAACGATTTTGATTTTGGGCTTGTTGACCTTTTTCCCGGTGTTGGCCCTGGGGCCGATCGCCGAAGGATTCGCCCTGCGTTAG
- the kdpF gene encoding K(+)-transporting ATPase subunit F, which yields MKTLLHHSAPDRSPDRRLTPWVRWSLRWGLAWLAALAAIAPATAAATGQAPLNSGQLGAIALLGLATIALSIYLFVAIFQPERF from the coding sequence ATGAAAACCCTGTTGCACCATTCAGCACCGGATCGATCGCCCGATCGCCGCCTCACGCCTTGGGTGCGCTGGAGCCTGCGCTGGGGCCTGGCTTGGCTCGCCGCCCTCGCCGCGATCGCCCCGGCCACGGCCGCCGCTACGGGCCAAGCCCCCCTGAACAGCGGCCAACTGGGGGCGATCGCCCTGTTGGGCCTGGCCACCATTGCCCTGTCGATTTATCTGTTCGTGGCGATTTTTCAACCGGAGCGGTTTTAG
- a CDS encoding TldD/PmbA family protein, translated as MGAAEWPEVSATNGIATGAIEPEQLLDLAQRAGAEAAEVYQSQSLSRPVSFEANRLKQIESAQAAGTALRLWKNGRPGLAVAYGPVDAQALVERAIALSALNDPEDIELADSAAADHYPDLGQAIAVEQLIEWGKSAIAHIRDRHPDVLCSAEWEADVETTRLVNSRGLDCGYSDTTLGCYLSAEWVRGDDFLYVADGQTQRDRLDPIAIAQQVVQRLDWSRQNAATLTGRLPVLFTAKAADMLWGTVQAALNGKQALEGASPWGGQTGKLEGSRLGDRVLDGGVTLSQQPEAGPYSCPFDDEGTATRAIDFVKDGVLQSFYADRKTGRRLGIGTTGNGFRPGLGSYPAPGLFNMVITPGQDSLEQLIANLPSGLIIDQMLGGGAGISGDFSVNIDLGFWVEQGQIVGRVKDTMVAGNVYAALKQVVALGGDAEWNGSCYTPSIVVDGLSITGRSGD; from the coding sequence ATGGGTGCTGCTGAGTGGCCGGAAGTTTCTGCAACCAACGGAATCGCCACAGGTGCGATCGAACCGGAGCAATTACTCGATTTAGCCCAGCGGGCCGGTGCCGAAGCCGCTGAAGTTTATCAATCCCAGTCCCTATCGCGGCCGGTTTCCTTTGAAGCAAACCGCCTGAAGCAAATTGAAAGCGCCCAGGCCGCGGGCACGGCCCTGCGGCTTTGGAAAAATGGTCGGCCCGGCCTGGCGGTGGCCTATGGGCCCGTGGATGCCCAGGCCTTGGTGGAACGAGCGATCGCCCTCAGTGCGCTGAACGACCCGGAAGACATTGAACTGGCTGACAGCGCCGCCGCCGACCACTACCCAGACTTGGGCCAGGCGATCGCCGTGGAACAGTTAATTGAGTGGGGCAAAAGCGCGATCGCCCATATTCGCGATCGCCATCCCGATGTGCTCTGTTCTGCGGAGTGGGAAGCGGATGTGGAAACCACCCGATTGGTGAACTCCCGCGGCCTCGACTGTGGCTACAGCGACACCACCTTGGGCTGTTACCTGTCCGCCGAGTGGGTGCGGGGCGATGACTTTTTATATGTGGCCGATGGACAAACCCAGCGCGATCGACTCGACCCGATCGCGATCGCCCAACAGGTGGTGCAGCGGCTCGATTGGTCTCGGCAAAACGCCGCCACCCTCACCGGCCGGTTGCCCGTCCTGTTCACAGCCAAAGCCGCCGACATGCTTTGGGGAACCGTCCAAGCCGCCCTCAATGGCAAGCAAGCCCTCGAAGGAGCCTCGCCTTGGGGTGGGCAAACGGGCAAGTTGGAAGGCAGCCGCCTGGGCGATCGGGTCTTGGATGGGGGAGTAACCCTGTCTCAGCAGCCCGAAGCGGGGCCCTACAGTTGCCCCTTTGATGACGAAGGCACGGCCACCCGGGCCATTGATTTTGTGAAAGACGGGGTGCTGCAAAGTTTCTACGCCGATCGCAAAACCGGCCGCCGCCTGGGCATTGGCACCACCGGCAACGGTTTCCGGCCCGGCTTGGGCAGCTATCCGGCTCCCGGCCTGTTCAACATGGTAATTACCCCCGGCCAAGATAGTTTGGAGCAACTGATTGCCAATTTGCCCTCGGGCCTGATCATTGACCAAATGTTGGGTGGCGGCGCAGGCATTTCCGGAGATTTTTCCGTGAATATTGACCTGGGCTTTTGGGTGGAGCAGGGGCAAATTGTCGGCCGAGTCAAGGACACCATGGTGGCGGGCAATGTTTATGCCGCCTTGAAACAGGTGGTGGCGCTGGGGGGAGATGCGGAATGGAACGGCTCTTGCTACACACCCTCGATCGTGGTGGATGGCCTGTCGATTACGGGGCGATCGGGCGATTAG